Proteins from a single region of Candidatus Hinthialibacter antarcticus:
- a CDS encoding ATP-binding protein — translation MNDVLHGAYNDTTANLQWLKETYFSDSSRRLKLKKGDVLLREGDHNDRLFLVISGMLRGSTKDDRGNPFEILRARKNAFVGGPSFFSKSYISLSTVVAEDDCEVAYIEASQPAVFDGRTDSLAEQFLPHMMLELIHRQQRVHKIALANEKALRALIHSEKMVSMGKIAAWIAHELNNAVAVLKRNCDWLGPNLAEMYKKDVQAPYPFFEKGWNEGRRLSSREARQRTKELKALYHINDVEAQRLAHTGMDDDSLAQYKPELMKRAGELAHYWEIGATLNDMKSAGEHAIHVVKSVRELGAQNSDRAPGLFIDDCIREVVTLMASPLRKVNVELELGAPKPVVGNKGEIVQILINLLQNSCDSLFTAKTPSPSLRIGSFDEDNCVNLSISDNGPGIPPAILPHIFEPHLTTKTDGQTTGLGLGLMIVERIIDSYGGKIDVKSKPGETLFLLQIPRGGENV, via the coding sequence ATGAATGACGTATTACACGGAGCATATAATGATACGACAGCCAACTTGCAGTGGTTGAAGGAAACCTATTTTTCCGACTCGTCCCGCCGCTTGAAACTTAAAAAAGGGGACGTTTTGCTTCGTGAAGGCGACCACAACGACCGCTTGTTTTTAGTCATCTCTGGAATGCTTCGCGGCTCCACCAAAGATGACAGAGGCAACCCGTTTGAGATTTTACGCGCGCGGAAAAATGCGTTTGTCGGCGGCCCGAGTTTCTTTTCCAAAAGTTATATCAGTCTGAGTACGGTGGTCGCCGAAGACGACTGTGAAGTCGCGTATATTGAGGCGTCGCAGCCCGCCGTGTTTGACGGTCGAACCGACTCGCTGGCCGAACAGTTTTTGCCTCACATGATGTTAGAACTCATCCACCGTCAACAGCGCGTACACAAAATCGCTCTCGCAAATGAAAAAGCGTTGCGGGCTTTGATCCATTCAGAAAAAATGGTTTCGATGGGAAAAATCGCGGCGTGGATCGCCCACGAACTCAACAACGCCGTCGCGGTGTTAAAGCGCAACTGCGATTGGTTGGGGCCGAATCTCGCGGAGATGTATAAAAAAGACGTGCAAGCGCCGTATCCATTTTTTGAAAAAGGATGGAACGAAGGGCGGCGGCTCTCCAGCCGTGAAGCGCGCCAACGCACAAAGGAACTGAAGGCGCTCTATCACATCAACGACGTCGAAGCCCAGCGGTTGGCCCATACCGGAATGGATGACGACAGCCTTGCGCAATATAAACCCGAACTGATGAAACGCGCTGGAGAACTCGCGCACTACTGGGAAATCGGCGCGACGCTGAACGATATGAAATCGGCGGGCGAACACGCGATTCATGTGGTAAAATCCGTACGTGAATTGGGCGCGCAAAATTCCGACCGCGCCCCCGGATTGTTCATCGACGATTGCATCCGTGAAGTCGTGACCTTAATGGCCAGCCCGTTACGTAAAGTAAACGTGGAACTCGAATTGGGCGCCCCCAAGCCAGTGGTCGGCAACAAAGGCGAAATCGTACAAATCTTAATCAACCTGTTACAGAATTCCTGCGATAGTTTGTTTACCGCAAAAACGCCAAGCCCGTCGTTGCGTATCGGCTCATTCGACGAAGACAATTGCGTTAATTTATCCATCTCAGATAACGGCCCGGGAATTCCACCGGCCATTTTGCCGCATATTTTTGAGCCTCATCTCACCACCAAGACAGATGGTCAAACGACTGGCTTAGGATTAGGGCTTATGATTGTCGAACGCATCATTGATAGCTACGGCGGAAAAATTGACGTGAAAAGTAAACCCGGCGAAACGCTCTTTTTATTACAGATCCCAAGGGGGGGCGAAAATGTCTAA
- a CDS encoding response regulator, producing MSKPTIVLVDDQRDVLTTVLKDLEEFNEYFAFESCESAEEAFEVLEEIDAAGGAPALIVCDHIMPEKNGVELLVELNNDRRFRDTRKLLLTGLATHQDTIIAINAARIDQFIEKPWEKDQLVNTVKRLVTEYLLEKGIDYKPFLPILDQEALYRKLRMET from the coding sequence ATGTCTAAACCCACTATCGTACTTGTCGATGACCAGCGAGATGTACTCACTACGGTTCTAAAGGATCTGGAAGAATTCAATGAGTATTTTGCTTTTGAATCGTGTGAATCAGCCGAAGAGGCGTTTGAAGTGCTGGAAGAAATTGACGCAGCCGGCGGTGCGCCGGCGTTGATTGTTTGCGACCATATCATGCCCGAAAAAAATGGCGTGGAGCTCTTGGTCGAATTAAATAACGACCGCCGCTTTCGCGATACGCGCAAACTGCTGCTCACGGGGCTGGCGACCCATCAAGATACCATTATCGCCATCAACGCGGCGCGCATTGACCAATTCATCGAGAAGCCGTGGGAAAAAGACCAACTGGTCAACACCGTCAAACGCTTGGTAACCGAATACCTGCTTGAAAAGGGAATCGACTACAAACCATTTTTGCCGATTCTTGACCAAGAGGCGCTGTATCGTAAATTACGGATGGAAACCTGA
- a CDS encoding DNA polymerase III subunit delta' C-terminal domain-containing protein gives MPWADAPCRETVRKMIVRSSEKDMLSGSHLIYGPPGAGQYEVGRALAMTLLCPEVENDFCGACSVCQRILAKTHPDYIELRPEDDWEKPERKGRDYSVGHMRLVMEFARLEPHEGERKIFLAHDAHRMTIAAANSLLKLLEEPHARLLFILLSDNESAVLPTIRSRCRRIRLAPLEAQGLIDRLEGVSKSEAETIARAAGGLPEKAQSLIEGEYLQERDEILKILQSVLKHEAAVTEAADWLAKDRERMRDRLHILAGLLRDASLAACGADGPYVNPDRLDVIQKESKAASPEGWMIKAESVLDSIEGLDRNWNPSLLFAKLFLEIRNG, from the coding sequence ATGCCGTGGGCTGATGCGCCGTGTCGTGAAACTGTGCGAAAGATGATTGTCCGCTCCTCAGAGAAGGACATGCTTTCCGGGTCGCATTTGATCTACGGCCCGCCGGGCGCGGGGCAGTATGAAGTCGGTCGCGCATTGGCGATGACGCTGCTGTGTCCTGAAGTGGAAAACGATTTTTGCGGCGCGTGTTCGGTCTGTCAGCGCATTCTCGCCAAAACCCATCCCGATTATATTGAACTTCGCCCCGAAGACGATTGGGAAAAGCCCGAGCGCAAAGGCCGCGACTATTCCGTCGGGCACATGCGTCTGGTGATGGAGTTCGCCCGTCTTGAGCCGCATGAGGGCGAGCGCAAAATCTTTCTCGCGCACGATGCGCACCGCATGACGATTGCGGCGGCGAACAGTTTGTTGAAACTGCTTGAGGAACCTCACGCCCGGCTGCTGTTTATTTTATTAAGCGACAACGAATCCGCTGTCTTGCCGACGATCCGTTCGCGCTGCCGTCGAATTCGTCTCGCGCCTTTAGAAGCGCAGGGGCTGATTGATCGTCTCGAAGGCGTGTCAAAATCCGAAGCCGAAACCATCGCGCGCGCTGCAGGCGGATTGCCCGAAAAAGCCCAGTCGCTCATTGAGGGAGAGTATCTGCAAGAGCGCGATGAGATTCTCAAAATATTGCAAAGCGTTTTGAAACATGAGGCCGCTGTCACCGAAGCGGCGGATTGGCTCGCCAAAGACCGTGAGCGAATGCGCGACCGCTTGCATATTCTCGCGGGTTTGTTGCGCGACGCTTCGCTGGCCGCCTGTGGCGCGGACGGCCCTTACGTAAATCCCGACCGCCTCGACGTCATCCAAAAAGAGAGCAAGGCCGCTTCGCCGGAAGGATGGATGATCAAAGCCGAGTCGGTGTTGGATTCAATCGAAGGTCTCGACCGTAATTGGAATCCATCGCTTTTATTCGCAAAACTTTTTTTAGAAATTCGTAACGGATAG
- a CDS encoding MFS transporter has product MSVSIWIRLSFMMMLQYWVWGAWYSYLPIYMDDTLNFTAFQGGVMMSMLYFASMIAPFIGGQIADRYMASERFLGISQILGGVMMILLAGQTEYWPFLILMFMWSMFYAPTIPLTNVICFQNLKNVERDFGWIRIWGTIGWILSGFALTYWLRLNPDGSNCMKLAGYAGVVYGVFSFCLPHTPPKKEAGKPFAFLEALKLLKNPTFLTFMIISFVVATELQFYYYLTGPFLADLGMKTEDIPAWMTLAQIAEIVSLIVLLPYVLPRAGIKMSIAIGIIAWPVRYIIFAMGGPLWLIIASLPLHGLCYVFFFIVGQIYVDKASPKGIRNSAQALLTFVTFGMGMTLGGVFAGWIRSIFTSPGIDGGDPIVNWTYVFIVPIVLTVLCALTFLVVFREPEIEDEPEAAQA; this is encoded by the coding sequence ATGAGCGTTAGTATATGGATTCGTCTCAGTTTTATGATGATGTTGCAATATTGGGTATGGGGCGCCTGGTATTCGTACCTGCCAATTTACATGGACGACACGCTCAATTTTACGGCTTTTCAGGGCGGCGTGATGATGAGCATGTTATATTTCGCCTCCATGATTGCTCCATTCATTGGCGGTCAGATTGCCGACCGTTACATGGCAAGTGAACGCTTCCTGGGCATTTCACAAATACTCGGCGGCGTCATGATGATCTTACTCGCCGGGCAAACCGAATACTGGCCGTTTCTGATTTTAATGTTTATGTGGTCGATGTTTTATGCGCCGACCATCCCGCTGACGAACGTCATTTGTTTTCAGAACCTGAAAAATGTGGAACGGGATTTCGGCTGGATTCGAATCTGGGGGACCATCGGTTGGATTCTGTCAGGCTTTGCATTGACCTATTGGCTCCGACTGAATCCTGACGGCTCCAATTGTATGAAGCTCGCTGGCTATGCGGGCGTTGTGTACGGCGTGTTTAGTTTCTGCCTCCCACATACGCCGCCGAAAAAAGAAGCGGGAAAACCCTTCGCCTTTTTAGAAGCGCTTAAATTGTTGAAGAACCCGACCTTCTTAACATTTATGATTATTTCGTTCGTGGTCGCGACCGAATTGCAGTTCTACTATTACCTGACAGGCCCGTTCCTCGCGGATTTAGGCATGAAGACGGAAGACATCCCTGCATGGATGACGTTGGCGCAAATTGCGGAAATCGTTTCGCTGATTGTCTTATTGCCGTATGTGCTTCCACGGGCGGGAATCAAAATGTCCATCGCGATTGGCATCATCGCCTGGCCTGTTCGTTATATTATCTTTGCGATGGGCGGCCCCTTGTGGTTAATCATCGCTTCGTTGCCGCTGCATGGATTGTGTTATGTGTTCTTCTTTATTGTTGGACAGATTTATGTAGACAAGGCGTCTCCAAAAGGAATTCGCAACTCCGCACAAGCGCTGCTGACCTTTGTGACGTTTGGTATGGGCATGACCTTAGGCGGCGTCTTTGCGGGATGGATTCGCTCAATCTTTACTTCTCCTGGAATTGATGGGGGCGATCCGATTGTTAACTGGACGTATGTATTTATCGTTCCGATTGTATTGACGGTATTATGTGCGCTTACATTTCTTGTGGTCTTTCGTGAGCCGGAAATCGAAGACGAGCCGGAAGCCGCGCAAGCCTAA
- a CDS encoding DUF1572 family protein, with protein MEELHIGAHFIESARTSFEKMKTLAEKAIDQLSDEELLWMPDSETNSIAVIVQHLRGNMLSRWTDFLTSDGEKEGRDRDREFMPVESIDRYVLLQQWEEGWACVFHALQSIPPDEVLNHVAIRGEQLTVIEAIHRQISHYGYHVGQIVQIAKLRKGAWWKCLSIPKEQSKTFIPPVKN; from the coding sequence ATGGAAGAATTACATATCGGTGCGCATTTCATTGAGTCAGCGCGGACGTCCTTCGAGAAGATGAAGACGTTGGCGGAAAAAGCGATTGACCAACTCTCCGATGAGGAGTTGTTGTGGATGCCTGACTCTGAAACCAATAGCATTGCAGTCATCGTTCAACATCTGCGCGGCAATATGCTCTCACGCTGGACGGATTTTTTGACCTCGGACGGCGAAAAAGAGGGCCGCGACCGTGACCGCGAATTTATGCCTGTCGAGTCGATTGACCGCTATGTGCTTCTTCAGCAATGGGAAGAAGGCTGGGCCTGTGTGTTTCATGCCTTGCAGAGCATCCCACCAGACGAAGTGCTGAACCACGTCGCCATTCGCGGCGAACAGCTTACCGTAATCGAAGCCATTCACCGCCAGATTTCACACTATGGCTACCACGTTGGTCAGATTGTCCAGATTGCGAAATTACGCAAAGGCGCTTGGTGGAAATGCCTGTCGATTCCTAAAGAACAATCGAAAACGTTCATCCCGCCCGTCAAGAATTAA
- the murA gene encoding UDP-N-acetylglucosamine 1-carboxyvinyltransferase, which yields MAKFVVEGGVALQGTIEPAGNKNEALPVLAASLLTRQPVTFQNVPGIGDVESLFELLRLSGATTDRTAPHQATIDASIIERTELPIDLCRKIRGSILLLAPILSRCGRVRLPFPGGDRIGRRRIDTHLQGLHAMGAQVDYDSETYHVWCTDRLRGTDILLDEASVTATENLVMAASLARGVTVLRNAASEPHVQQLCAFLNNLGAKISGVGSNVLTIEGVEELGGGEHTIAADYLEVGSFIGLAAVTGGEILIKNAAPEYLRMALHQFSNLGIEVEIRGKDIFVPKDQPMEIKPDIHTSLIKIDDGPWPAFPADMMSIAVIISTQTKGTVMIFEKMFESRLFFTDRLIAMGANIILCDPHRAVVVGPTPLRGQNMSSPDIRAGMALLMAALCAEGTSEIQNIEQIDRGYERLDERLTSLGAKIKRVEN from the coding sequence ATGGCGAAATTTGTTGTTGAAGGCGGCGTTGCGCTGCAAGGAACCATTGAACCCGCAGGAAACAAAAACGAAGCGCTGCCCGTGCTCGCGGCGTCGCTACTGACGCGCCAACCGGTTACGTTTCAAAATGTGCCTGGCATCGGCGACGTAGAATCGTTGTTTGAATTGCTTCGTCTCTCCGGCGCAACAACAGACCGCACCGCACCGCACCAGGCGACCATCGACGCCTCCATCATCGAACGCACCGAACTGCCGATTGATCTCTGCCGGAAAATCCGGGGCTCAATTTTGCTGCTCGCGCCGATCCTCTCGCGCTGCGGACGGGTCCGCTTGCCCTTCCCCGGCGGAGACCGCATCGGACGGCGACGCATCGACACCCACTTGCAAGGCCTTCACGCCATGGGCGCGCAAGTAGACTACGACAGCGAAACCTATCATGTGTGGTGCACAGACCGTTTGCGCGGGACTGACATCCTTCTCGATGAAGCCAGCGTCACCGCTACGGAAAATTTAGTGATGGCCGCCTCACTCGCGCGCGGCGTGACCGTCCTTCGCAACGCCGCGTCAGAACCGCACGTCCAACAACTGTGCGCGTTCCTTAACAACCTCGGCGCAAAAATCAGCGGCGTCGGTTCTAACGTGTTGACCATCGAAGGCGTCGAAGAACTCGGCGGCGGCGAACACACGATCGCAGCGGACTATCTTGAAGTCGGAAGTTTTATCGGACTCGCCGCAGTCACTGGTGGAGAGATTCTCATCAAAAACGCGGCGCCGGAATACTTACGCATGGCGCTGCATCAATTCAGCAATCTCGGCATTGAAGTCGAAATTCGCGGCAAGGATATTTTCGTCCCCAAAGACCAGCCGATGGAGATCAAGCCGGACATCCACACTTCACTCATTAAAATCGACGACGGCCCCTGGCCTGCCTTCCCCGCTGACATGATGAGCATCGCGGTGATTATCTCCACCCAAACCAAAGGGACGGTGATGATCTTTGAGAAAATGTTCGAGAGTCGCCTGTTCTTTACCGACCGTTTGATCGCGATGGGCGCCAACATCATTCTTTGCGATCCTCACCGCGCCGTCGTGGTCGGGCCGACCCCATTGCGCGGGCAAAACATGAGCAGCCCCGATATTCGCGCCGGGATGGCGCTGCTGATGGCGGCGTTGTGCGCAGAGGGAACCAGCGAGATCCAAAATATCGAACAAATCGACCGGGGCTATGAACGCCTCGACGAACGCTTAACCTCACTCGGCGCTAAAATCAAACGGGTTGAAAATTAA
- a CDS encoding glycosyltransferase family 39 protein — protein MRQLKKKSATPQQAIFFFSALLIALGFLFCCSNADPSLLRRFHFLRWVRLFQAQLVSGIFLLTLIVIIADLFRHFRARTKFSSTALLALLPFACLIASMFPFCSLIVWERLMYENWMWLCTAWTLSLGLFFSISLWALSYREQAFEAIAAGFKRIFAFAVQPKTHKADIVYLAVVFLFVFVIGVTLNHVLLGGIPHVHDSVSQFFQAKIFARGAFTAPTPETLVFFQRLYILTDQGRWYSIYPPGFTLLLAIGVAVGFSNLVNPLIVALAVLPLFFLAQRITSAPQARLAVALYAASPFTLIMAAGYMNHPTCLLFILIFFWGLLNSLSAKSKKHFYFWGAVAGFGLGYAYQTRPLTSFAFGILGGLWWLFHEKRNLMKRTAWTAVFLLGVLPPVLFQFTYNAKTTGSPWISPYQKQYNGIPLGFGDVAWISGEIMPNRKNTVHHTPLRGFSNSMRNLNGLNYWLFGWPAPCLVFAAALFLPGFKRNNLDWLVLAAALSQSVAYAFYFYQDFCFGPRFLYETSPFWFILTARGISELCGALPEWFQKSKQAVQGVVIALLAFWFIWALATAWPERLRDVGDEYWGVRDEVYAQVKNELQDENAVIFVEYDYDYYAVFTLLDPWLKSGWIVALDLGDERNRALIEQYPGWPVYRLYLSEDAPDDETITLIEPYHP, from the coding sequence ATGCGTCAACTTAAAAAAAAATCTGCGACCCCTCAACAAGCCATTTTCTTTTTCAGCGCGTTATTGATCGCGTTAGGATTTTTATTTTGTTGCTCCAACGCCGATCCATCGCTCTTACGCCGTTTTCATTTTTTGCGTTGGGTGCGTTTGTTTCAAGCGCAGTTAGTCAGCGGCATATTCCTCCTCACATTGATCGTCATCATAGCTGATCTCTTTAGACATTTTCGCGCGCGCACAAAGTTTTCTTCAACCGCGTTGCTTGCGTTGCTCCCATTCGCTTGCTTGATCGCAAGCATGTTTCCCTTTTGCAGTTTGATTGTTTGGGAACGCCTGATGTATGAAAACTGGATGTGGCTATGCACGGCCTGGACGCTTTCGCTTGGGTTGTTTTTTTCAATCTCGCTGTGGGCGCTCTCATACAGGGAACAAGCATTTGAAGCAATTGCAGCAGGGTTCAAACGCATATTCGCTTTTGCAGTCCAACCAAAAACCCACAAGGCGGACATTGTATATCTTGCAGTGGTTTTTCTTTTTGTTTTTGTGATTGGCGTAACGCTGAACCATGTTTTGCTCGGCGGCATTCCCCATGTGCATGACAGCGTATCGCAATTCTTCCAAGCAAAAATCTTTGCGCGCGGGGCCTTTACGGCGCCAACCCCAGAGACGCTGGTTTTTTTTCAACGCTTGTATATTCTTACCGACCAAGGACGATGGTACTCGATCTATCCACCGGGCTTCACGCTACTGTTAGCGATCGGCGTCGCGGTTGGATTTTCAAACTTAGTAAATCCGTTGATCGTTGCGTTAGCGGTCCTGCCGCTTTTTTTTCTTGCACAACGAATCACCAGTGCGCCGCAAGCGCGGCTTGCGGTCGCGTTGTACGCAGCGTCGCCGTTCACGCTCATCATGGCCGCCGGCTACATGAACCATCCAACTTGCTTGCTTTTTATTTTGATTTTTTTCTGGGGCCTGCTTAATTCTTTGAGCGCGAAATCAAAAAAACATTTTTATTTTTGGGGAGCCGTCGCCGGGTTCGGCTTGGGATACGCCTACCAAACCCGGCCGTTGACCAGCTTCGCGTTTGGCATACTGGGCGGTTTGTGGTGGCTGTTTCATGAAAAACGCAATCTGATGAAACGCACCGCATGGACGGCGGTCTTCCTGCTCGGCGTATTACCGCCCGTGTTGTTTCAATTCACATACAACGCAAAAACAACCGGTTCGCCTTGGATCAGTCCCTATCAAAAACAATACAACGGCATCCCACTGGGCTTTGGCGATGTTGCCTGGATTTCAGGCGAAATCATGCCGAACCGCAAGAATACCGTCCACCATACGCCGTTGCGCGGCTTCTCGAATTCGATGCGCAATTTGAACGGGCTGAATTATTGGCTGTTTGGTTGGCCCGCGCCCTGCCTCGTTTTCGCGGCGGCTTTGTTTCTGCCTGGATTCAAACGAAACAATCTCGACTGGCTCGTTTTGGCGGCGGCGCTGTCGCAATCGGTCGCGTATGCGTTTTACTTTTATCAAGATTTTTGTTTTGGTCCACGGTTTTTATATGAAACCTCCCCATTCTGGTTCATACTCACAGCGCGCGGCATTTCGGAACTATGCGGAGCGCTGCCTGAGTGGTTCCAAAAATCAAAACAGGCAGTACAAGGCGTTGTGATTGCTCTTCTAGCGTTTTGGTTCATCTGGGCGTTGGCGACGGCATGGCCGGAACGGCTGCGTGACGTCGGTGATGAATACTGGGGCGTACGCGACGAAGTTTACGCGCAAGTAAAAAATGAATTACAAGATGAGAACGCGGTTATTTTCGTTGAGTACGATTACGATTATTATGCGGTGTTCACATTGCTTGATCCTTGGCTAAAATCCGGTTGGATCGTCGCATTGGATTTAGGCGATGAAAGAAACCGCGCCTTGATCGAACAGTATCCGGGATGGCCGGTCTATCGGTTATACTTGAGCGAAGATGCGCCGGATGACGAGACCATCACCTTGATTGAACCGTATCATCCATAG
- a CDS encoding MerR family transcriptional regulator — protein sequence MMKDSNVRPIKSAFQSGEVIELIRRLDDIKIDPVRLHYYEKTGLIRASIRPAQGCGKHKLYSFADLVMLRWFLQLRKQGLSMQKVRRGISYLRRNMPKFIEKPLEHELFFVTDGQDMFALVNGGEEAISLVSTPGQKFFGVMVYDFRKMIDDTREAVAKAA from the coding sequence ATGATGAAAGACAGTAATGTTCGACCTATAAAGTCTGCTTTTCAGTCCGGCGAGGTGATAGAACTCATCCGCCGTTTGGATGACATCAAAATTGACCCCGTCCGTCTCCATTACTATGAGAAAACGGGGCTGATTCGCGCTAGCATCCGTCCGGCGCAAGGCTGCGGAAAGCACAAACTCTATTCCTTCGCCGACCTGGTTATGCTGCGCTGGTTTCTTCAGCTGCGCAAGCAAGGCTTGAGTATGCAGAAAGTGCGCCGGGGCATTTCCTATCTACGGCGCAATATGCCCAAATTCATCGAAAAGCCGTTAGAGCATGAATTGTTCTTCGTCACCGACGGGCAAGACATGTTTGCATTAGTCAACGGCGGCGAAGAAGCCATTTCGCTGGTTAGCACCCCAGGGCAGAAGTTCTTCGGCGTGATGGTGTATGACTTTAGGAAGATGATTGACGATACCCGCGAAGCGGTCGCCAAGGCGGCGTAA